The proteins below are encoded in one region of Candidatus Glassbacteria bacterium:
- a CDS encoding radical SAM protein, protein MAWARQTEKLRDKLLASEQGTLVKTGHCALEVGLLGLSPYEIITGSLGFQNAYRKFNLAEGARCERLFELAGNWISLEGGRPLSAFHVLASSISYEQEMIWLVSALNAAGVPLRTVERSDGDPVVFCGGPVITANPEPVAPFVDVCGIGDAESLIPRFTELWHGTLGSGGSRDEFLDELARLPGFYVPSRYDCRPGDPPSPSADDVPAQVPRVISPLNGEPVHSTVVSGLAHFRSMFMVEIARGCRWRCRFCMVCRINDPYRCADVDSVVSLLEDIPSSARSVGLVGANLCDHPGLGELLEIIARRGLRASVSSLRIGSLDREMLELLVRCGVSSITLAPETASPGLLKAIGKAYDPGRLVELVRWSAEAGFSGMKLYYMIGLPDETANDRELLASQLGELAAPAGSGLKLKASVNPFVPKPQTAWQDRSMVRQAEVKKIFRELKRRVGELAPGVELSWQSPAETAAQAVLSLGGRELAPALERSALDNVRLLDCLAGEGLARENYLHHREKPVSAHPWKVLECEPLLDRS, encoded by the coding sequence ATGGCCTGGGCCAGGCAGACTGAAAAACTGCGTGACAAGCTTCTCGCCAGCGAGCAGGGCACATTGGTCAAGACCGGTCACTGCGCCCTGGAAGTGGGTCTGTTGGGACTCTCGCCCTACGAGATAATCACCGGCAGCCTGGGGTTTCAGAACGCCTACCGGAAATTCAACCTTGCCGAAGGCGCCCGCTGCGAGCGGTTGTTCGAGCTGGCCGGCAACTGGATCTCCCTGGAGGGCGGACGGCCCTTGTCCGCGTTCCATGTCCTCGCCTCGTCGATATCCTACGAACAGGAGATGATCTGGCTGGTGAGCGCTCTGAACGCGGCGGGTGTGCCCCTGCGGACAGTGGAGCGCTCTGATGGCGACCCCGTGGTTTTTTGCGGCGGCCCGGTGATAACGGCCAACCCGGAGCCCGTGGCCCCGTTCGTGGATGTCTGCGGGATCGGCGACGCCGAGAGCCTTATTCCGCGGTTCACTGAACTCTGGCACGGCACGCTGGGCTCGGGCGGATCGCGCGACGAGTTCCTGGACGAACTGGCCCGTCTGCCGGGGTTTTACGTCCCCTCGCGCTACGACTGCCGTCCGGGCGATCCTCCCTCTCCTTCGGCAGATGACGTCCCGGCGCAGGTGCCCCGCGTAATATCCCCTTTGAACGGAGAACCGGTTCATAGTACGGTGGTGAGCGGCCTGGCGCATTTCCGTTCGATGTTCATGGTGGAGATCGCCAGGGGATGCCGCTGGCGTTGCAGGTTCTGCATGGTCTGCCGAATCAACGACCCGTACCGCTGCGCGGATGTGGACAGCGTGGTCTCCCTGCTCGAGGATATCCCGTCCTCGGCGCGCAGCGTGGGTCTGGTGGGCGCTAATTTGTGCGACCATCCCGGACTGGGAGAACTGTTGGAAATCATTGCCCGGCGGGGACTTCGCGCGAGCGTGAGCAGTCTCAGGATCGGATCGCTGGACCGTGAGATGCTGGAACTGCTCGTTCGCTGCGGGGTGAGCAGTATCACGCTCGCTCCCGAGACAGCCAGCCCCGGCTTGCTCAAAGCGATCGGCAAGGCTTACGACCCCGGCAGGCTGGTGGAGCTGGTGCGCTGGTCGGCGGAAGCGGGCTTCAGCGGGATGAAGCTGTACTACATGATCGGGCTGCCGGACGAAACCGCAAACGACAGGGAGCTGCTGGCCTCCCAGCTTGGCGAACTCGCTGCCCCGGCAGGCTCCGGTCTCAAGCTGAAAGCCAGTGTCAATCCGTTCGTGCCAAAGCCGCAGACTGCGTGGCAGGACCGCTCGATGGTGCGCCAGGCCGAAGTGAAAAAGATATTCCGGGAACTTAAAAGAAGGGTTGGGGAACTGGCGCCCGGCGTTGAATTGAGCTGGCAGTCGCCGGCCGAGACTGCCGCCCAGGCGGTGTTGTCGCTGGGTGGCAGGGAACTGGCCCCGGCCCTTGAACGCTCCGCGCTCGATAACGTCCGTCTGCTGGACTGCCTGGCCGGAGAGGGGCTGGCTCGGGAGAATTATCTGCATCATAGAGAAAAGCCCGTATCCGCCCACCCGTGGAAGGTGCTTGAATGCGAGCCGTTGCTTGACCGGTCGTGA
- a CDS encoding tetratricopeptide repeat protein, with protein MYAKLTACAVLCLSLLVPQGAGAQFDYGGQTVENLYLAAEHVARGKQYMAMNLWTEAEQEFWAAVGLDYGNSMARQGLGDVYREMKLYDQAIENYQIVLQNQPNNVDIQYQISLSYYDNHAYEKARVAAAKALQMNPELAKAENLVRLSEADLEEQRLEIQRLADIETAAIERFRQEQEVKESAFIGKIVPGWKMIQTGETRQKWTGYTILGATAGLLVGGWLLRGKGQTSYDEASMAISREVFQDRVDLGQTRYKVGGYMIDAAFGIFALNLVDSFLLGGRIFGGKTKVKPSLPERDRISRH; from the coding sequence TTGTACGCCAAGCTGACAGCCTGTGCCGTGCTGTGCCTGTCCCTGCTGGTTCCGCAGGGCGCCGGCGCCCAGTTCGACTATGGCGGCCAGACGGTTGAGAACCTTTACCTGGCTGCCGAGCACGTAGCCCGCGGCAAGCAATACATGGCGATGAATCTCTGGACCGAGGCGGAGCAGGAATTCTGGGCGGCCGTTGGGCTGGATTACGGCAACAGCATGGCCCGTCAGGGATTGGGCGATGTTTACCGCGAAATGAAATTATACGATCAGGCCATCGAAAACTATCAGATCGTGCTGCAGAACCAGCCGAACAATGTCGACATCCAATACCAGATCAGCCTGTCCTATTACGACAACCATGCGTATGAAAAGGCGCGAGTGGCCGCCGCGAAAGCGCTTCAGATGAATCCCGAACTGGCGAAAGCGGAGAACCTCGTCAGGCTCAGCGAGGCCGACCTGGAAGAACAGCGGCTTGAAATTCAGCGTCTGGCTGATATTGAAACTGCGGCTATCGAGCGCTTCCGTCAGGAGCAGGAAGTAAAAGAAAGCGCGTTTATCGGCAAGATCGTACCCGGCTGGAAAATGATCCAGACCGGTGAGACCCGCCAGAAGTGGACCGGGTATACAATCCTCGGCGCCACTGCGGGCCTGCTGGTGGGCGGATGGCTGTTGCGCGGTAAGGGGCAGACGTCTTACGATGAAGCCTCGATGGCGATTAGCCGCGAGGTCTTTCAGGACCGGGTAGACCTGGGGCAGACCCGCTACAAGGTCGGCGGCTACATGATCGACGCCGCATTCGGCATTTTCGCCCTCAACCTGGTCGACTCGTTTCTGCTGGGCGGCAGGATTTTCGGCGGAAAAACCAAAGTCAAGCCCAGCCTTCCCGAGCGCGACCGTATTTCGCGCCATTGA